One Candidatus Bathyarchaeota archaeon genomic region harbors:
- a CDS encoding ferredoxin:thioredoxin reductase — protein sequence MNVESRKKALRYLFQRVIDPLGYKFSPDQEIVDFLLEQEVSLEQKHGIPFCPCQGLANNREQDMKIVCPCIPYHREHFDAMKRCWCGLYVHKDVTDPDKLRQIPASEFESG from the coding sequence AAGGCTCTAAGATATCTGTTTCAAAGAGTAATAGATCCTTTGGGCTACAAATTTAGTCCGGATCAGGAGATAGTTGATTTCCTGCTTGAACAAGAGGTATCCTTGGAGCAGAAACATGGAATTCCATTCTGCCCTTGTCAGGGCCTAGCAAATAATCGAGAACAAGATATGAAGATAGTATGCCCTTGCATTCCGTATCACAGAGAACATTTTGATGCTATGAAACGATGTTGGTGCGGATTATACGTACACAAGGACGTTACTGATCCTGATAAACTTAGACAAATTCCTGCTAGTGAGTTCGAAAGTGGTTAA
- a CDS encoding Rieske 2Fe-2S domain-containing protein produces MFTEVAKVSEIFPGGMKAVASNGKEILLCNFEGKIYAVEKRCGHMNAPLNLGTLEGYIITCPMHHVQFDMNTGEALSLPIPHYFGKEPMPDKVDEFFKYRGELSKHIKVRNLKTYPVKIDGDTIKIDTKTC; encoded by the coding sequence ATGTTCACTGAAGTAGCGAAAGTTAGCGAAATATTCCCTGGTGGAATGAAAGCTGTTGCTTCAAATGGGAAAGAAATTTTGCTATGCAATTTTGAGGGCAAGATATATGCTGTGGAGAAAAGATGCGGTCATATGAACGCCCCATTAAATCTCGGCACCCTTGAAGGATATATTATAACTTGCCCAATGCATCATGTTCAGTTTGACATGAATACAGGTGAAGCATTAAGCCTTCCCATCCCTCATTATTTCGGAAAAGAACCGATGCCTGATAAAGTTGATGAGTTTTTCAAATATAGAGGAGAGCTGAGCAAGCACATTAAAGTTCGAAATCTTAAGACATACCCTGTCAAAATAGATGGAGACACTATAAAGATAGATACTAAGACTTGTTAA
- a CDS encoding low molecular weight phosphatase family protein encodes MKVLFVCIGNACRSPMAEGLFNFESKKNNNHDEAKSAGVKPYTHVIDGSVEIMRELGINITNHKPKGVTQDLLNWADKVILLDGSIENDFMNLPSNNKEKIIVWDIKDPYMTSKENFRRIRNLIHEKILKFLNERT; translated from the coding sequence TTGAAAGTATTATTTGTTTGTATAGGCAACGCTTGCAGAAGTCCAATGGCTGAAGGATTATTCAATTTTGAATCAAAAAAGAACAATAATCATGATGAAGCAAAAAGTGCTGGAGTAAAACCATATACGCATGTTATAGATGGTTCTGTAGAGATCATGCGTGAATTAGGAATCAATATTACCAATCATAAGCCAAAAGGAGTCACTCAAGACTTGCTGAATTGGGCTGATAAGGTTATTTTGCTGGATGGCTCTATTGAGAATGATTTTATGAACCTACCATCCAACAATAAAGAAAAAATAATTGTCTGGGATATCAAGGATCCTTACATGACATCAAAAGAGAATTTTAGAAGAATACGCAATTTAATACATGAAAAAATTTTAAAATTCCTAAATGAGCGAACTTGA
- a CDS encoding C45 family peptidase yields the protein MLGTPLIKVKGDAYDRGLKYGSEAKKSIDHNIEYYGNYCAEFLGLNWKEAIGKIESSISKTEEYDAEIFREMEGIAEGAGRKIEDIFVLNARYELAITSIAKKYLEGCTSYGFTPEVTKSGHVLLGQNWDFMHGLKDSCVFLMVEREDGPDILMHLEAGTVGHKGLNSAGLGLCINALISNEDKIEPAIPLITVISRKIMNSERLRDAILAVLKAERSASINFMIAHSGGEVLDLEITPDDVYFLYPDQGILTHSNNFLTQRCNIKDLGKISFPDSITRWHRLKRLLKPKSGQIDYEDIRKAASDHFDYPFSLCRHLDKTSKAEYRFETIFSMIMDLNEGTFYCTEGNPCENKYQKVPFKFK from the coding sequence ATGTTAGGGACGCCATTGATCAAGGTCAAAGGAGATGCATATGATCGTGGATTGAAATATGGTTCAGAAGCCAAGAAATCCATAGACCATAATATCGAATATTACGGAAATTACTGTGCCGAATTCCTAGGCCTAAATTGGAAGGAAGCTATTGGTAAAATAGAGAGTTCAATTTCAAAAACAGAAGAATATGATGCAGAGATCTTTAGAGAAATGGAAGGAATTGCTGAGGGTGCTGGTAGAAAGATCGAAGACATATTCGTATTGAATGCCAGATATGAGCTTGCGATCACTTCAATAGCTAAGAAATATTTGGAAGGCTGTACTTCTTATGGCTTCACCCCTGAGGTTACTAAATCTGGGCATGTTTTGTTGGGCCAGAATTGGGATTTCATGCATGGTTTAAAGGATTCATGTGTATTCTTAATGGTCGAAAGAGAGGATGGACCGGATATACTTATGCATCTAGAAGCTGGAACAGTGGGACACAAAGGTCTTAATTCTGCAGGTTTAGGATTGTGTATAAATGCATTAATCTCAAATGAAGATAAAATTGAGCCCGCCATTCCTTTGATAACTGTGATTTCTCGTAAGATAATGAATTCGGAAAGATTGAGAGATGCAATATTAGCTGTTTTAAAAGCAGAGAGGTCTGCCTCAATCAATTTTATGATAGCTCATTCAGGAGGAGAGGTCTTGGATTTAGAGATTACTCCTGACGATGTCTATTTCTTATATCCTGACCAGGGAATTCTAACGCATTCAAACAACTTTCTGACTCAAAGATGCAACATTAAAGACTTGGGAAAGATTTCCTTCCCTGATTCTATTACAAGATGGCATAGATTGAAGAGGTTACTAAAGCCAAAATCGGGCCAGATTGATTATGAAGATATTAGAAAAGCAGCAAGCGATCATTTTGACTATCCATTCTCCTTATGTAGACATTTGGACAAGACTTCAAAAGCCGAATATAGATTTGAGACCATTTTCTCGATGATCATGGATTTAAATGAAGGTACTTTTTATTGTACTGAAGGAAATCCTTGTGAAAATAAATACCAAAAAGTCCCTTTCAAATTCAAATAA
- a CDS encoding preprotein translocase subunit Sec61beta, whose translation MSSTRSRREKKRRREAPMPAASAGLLRFFEEETAGIKIRPEVVLFVGISIIAISIFAHFSLG comes from the coding sequence ATGAGTAGTACTCGAAGCCGTAGAGAGAAGAAAAGGCGTAGAGAAGCCCCTATGCCAGCTGCTAGTGCTGGATTATTGCGCTTCTTTGAAGAGGAAACCGCTGGGATTAAAATCAGACCAGAGGTAGTACTATTTGTAGGCATATCTATAATTGCTATCAGTATATTTGCTCATTTTTCTTTAGGATAG